From Brassica oleracea var. oleracea cultivar TO1000 chromosome C3, BOL, whole genome shotgun sequence, a single genomic window includes:
- the LOC106334841 gene encoding flowering time control protein FCA — MERRVANAFPGPGPPPTQVPYYHNNNNNYNPHQIHPSHHHVSAVGFHQYPQNDNRDQRFNQPHFDNQQQPNMIVDAPPLPPSGEFSPCGGGSSLRKRRSLSSSTTPDPSAAADGCIAKLYVAPLPKTAKEDDVRQVFEKYGNVTEIILPRDKMSGERAAYCFVKYRKLEEGNAAIAALTDQYTFPGEMSPVQVRYAGAERERIGVSTVQIPDKLYVRCLNKQTTKTDVHEVFCRFGVIEDIYMAVDDMKVSRGFAFVQFSRKEMALAAIKGLNGVFTMRGSDQPLIVRFADPKRPRLGEPRSNFNASPAMQQFDPNWHPQPYPQWGNKEPAAPRVVDFASQPNHFPQQNAQAVSAFQTPMHQDFEKHQTASVETRSDGQKISSRSNAIHEDQNTEECDWSEHTCPDGNKYYFHCVTFESTWEKPEEYSMFERWFDEQIRLQDQNIAKSQDAIKNTQQDGSTLLQQQSLSTADEENISVYPVTRVAAESTCS, encoded by the exons ATGGAAAGACGCGTCGCAAACGCCTTCCCTGGACCTGGTCCTCCACCAACACAAGTTCCCTATTATCATAACAACAACAACAACTACAACCCTCATCAGATTCATCCGTCGCACCACCATGTCTCCGCCGTTGGATTCCACCAATACCCACAAAACGACAATAGAGATCAGCGTTTCAATCAGCCGCATTTTGATAATCAACAGCAACCCAATATGATCGTTGACGCTCCGCCGCTTCCACCGAGTGGTGAGTTTAGTCCTTGCGGCGGCGGAAGCAGCTTGAGGAAGAGACGCTCTCTATCCTCCTCCACCACCCCAG ATCCTAGTGCTGCTGCTGATGGTTGTATTGCCAAGTTATATGTTGCGCCTCTTCCAAAGACAGCTAAGGAAGACGAT GTCCGTCAGGTGTTTGAAAAGTATGGTAATGTCACTGAGATCATCCTACCCAGAGATAAGATGAGCGGTGAACGAGCAG CTTACTGTTTTGTCAAGTACAGAAAGCTAGAAGAGGGTAATGCCGCTATTGCAGCTTTAACAGATCAGTATACCTTTCCTGGG GAAATGTCTCCAGTTCAGGTTAGGTATGCCGGCGCTGAACGTGAACGGATTG GTGTTTCAACAGTGCAAATTCCTGATAAGTTATATGTTAGATGCCTTAACAAACAAACAACAAAAACGGACGTCCATGAG GTATTTTGTAGGTTCGGAGTCATTGAAGATATTTATATGGCAGTCGACGACATGAAGGTTAGCCGTG GGTTTGCATTTGTTCAGTTTTCTCGTAAGGAGATGGCACTAGCAGCAATCAAAGGGTTAAATGGAGTATTTACCATGCGG GGTTCTGATCAGCCTCTGATTGTTAGATTTGCAGACCCTAAAAGACCTCGTCTAGGGGAACCAAG GTCTAACTTTAATGCTTCGCCTGCAATGCAACAATTCGATCCAAATTGGCACCCACAACCATATCCCCAGTGGGGAAACAAAGAACCTGCAGCCCCAAGAGTTGTTGATTTCGCTTCACAGCCTAATCACTTCCCGCAGCAAAATGCTCAAGCAGTATCCGCGTTTCAAACACCGATGCATCAAGATTTTGAGAAGCATCAGACTGCCAGCGTGGAG ACTAGAAGCGATGGTCAGAAGATTTCTAGTCGTTCAAATGCCATTCATGAAGATCAAAATACAGAAGAATGTGACTGGAGTGAACACACTTGTCCTGATGGGAACAAGTATTATTTCCATTGTGTCACTTTTGAAAGCACG TGGGAGAAACCAGAGGAGTACTCCATGTTTGAGAGATGGTTCGACGAGCAAATAAGGCTACAAGATCAAAATATTGCCAAGAGCCAAGATGCAATCAAAAACACCCAGCAAGATGGGTCTACTCTACTCCAACAACAATCCTTATCCACAGCG GATGAGGAGAACATTTCCGTATATCCGGTAACAAGAGTGGCTGCTGAATCAACCTGTTCATAA
- the LOC106334842 gene encoding peptidyl-prolyl cis-trans isomerase CYP21-3, mitochondrial produces MAKIKPQALLQQSKKKKGPAPISITSIVIYTLAVLLVVFVLFSAYKRWTLRSEIPTHNGRSLLQDPAFPGVKKNTNLPWFATLDTGKGSVTIELFKDAAPNVVDEFINLSQDGYFKGFLFSRVVKHSVIQAGHSAQFDAVKDWVLQKNSLHTSLKHEEYMVGTPKAKNEQGGFEFFIVSSQITDLNEKLTVFGRVVKGQDVVKEIEEVEIDEHYQPKAPIEIMSVTLLQDM; encoded by the exons ATGGCGAAGATCAAGCCTCAAGCTCTATTGCAGCAAAGCAAGAAGAAGAAAGGACCTGCTCCTATTAGCATAACCAGCATCGTGATTTACACCTTGGCCGTGCTTTTGGTCGTCTTCGTCCTCTTCTCCGCCTACAAACGTTGGACCCTCAG ATCCGAGATCCCAACGCACAATGGTAGATCACTTCTTCAG GATCCAGCCTTCCCTGGAGTGAAGAAGAATACTAATCTCCCATGGTTTGCT ACCTTGGATACTGGCAAAGGTTCAGTGACCATTGAACTGTTCAAGGATGCTGCTCCCAACGTTGTTGACGAATTCATCAACTTATC TCAAGATGGGTATTTCAAAGGTTTCTTATTCAGTAGAGTTGTAAAGCATTCTGTCATTCAAGCTGGCCACTCTGCTCAGTTCGATGCTGTCAAAGATTGGGTTCTCCAAAAGAATAGTCTTCATACCAG TTTAAAACACGAAGAATACATGGTGGGGACCCCTAAAGCTAAAAACGAGCAAGGAGGATTTGAGTTTTTCATTGTATCTTCTCAGATCACAGACCTCAATGAGAAATTGACAGTCTTTGGTCGAGTTGTGAAGGGACAAGACGTTGTTAAGGAGATCGAGGAGGTTGAGATAGATGAGCATTATCAACCAAAAGCACCAATCGAGATCATGTCCGTCACTTTGCTTCAAGACATGTGA
- the LOC106334839 gene encoding DEAD-box ATP-dependent RNA helicase 24 isoform X2 has translation MSIIRNSTRFRGGDNSEDADVDNIDFIENEEDEEDVDNGGEEEDEIDPLDAFMEGIHEEVKAAPPPKPKEKVERYKDDEDDDHVVSFLKAKKDLGLTLAADALNAGYNSDEEVYAAAKAVDAGMLEYDSDDNPIVVDKRKIEPIQALDHSSIDYEPINKDFYEEVESIASMSEQEALDYRKSLGIRVSGFDVPRAVKTFEDCGFSSQIMSAIKKQAYEKPTTIQCQALPIVLSGRDVIGIAKTGSGKTAAFVLPMIVHIMDQPELQREEGPIGVICAPTRELAHQIFLEAKKFSKAYGLRVSAVYGGMGKHEQLKELKAGCEIVVATPGRLIDMLKMKALTMMRASYLVLDEADRMFDLGFEPQVRSIVGQIRPDRQTLLFSATMPWKVEKLAREILSDPIRVTVGEAGMANEDITQVVNVIPSDADKLPWLLEKLPGMIDEGDVLVFASKKATVDEIEAQLTLNGFKVAALHGDKDQASRMETLQKFKSGIYHVLVATDVAARGLDIKSLKIVVNYDTAKDMDMHVHRIGRTGRAGDKDGVAYTLVTQREARFAGELINILVAAGQNVPPELMDLAMKDGRFKSKRDGRKGGGKKGGGRGGGNRGVRGVDFGLGIGFNSESSGTSSQAAPSRKGVISSVRTGVMAQFKNSFVAATPSSQQSQAYPNKRPALTGFVSGGTIGGNMVLKIGQERGKGNPDGIID, from the exons ATGTCTATTATTCGGAACTCTACGAGGTTTCGCGGCGGAGACAACTCAGAAGATGCCGATGTAGATAACATTGATTTTATAGAAAACGAAGAGGATGAAGAAGACGTTGACAACGGTGGTGAGGAGGAGGACGAGATCGATCCACTAGACGCATTCATGGAGGGAATCCACGAGGAGGTGAAGGCTGCTCCACCTCCTAAGCCAAAGGAGAAAGTGGAGAGGTACAAGGACGACGAAGACGACGATCATGTCGTGAGTTTCCTCAAGGCGAAGAAGGATTTGGGGCTCACGCTAGCTGCGGACGCGCTTAACGCAGGTTACAACTCCGACGAGGAGGTGTATGCTGCAGCTAAGGCAGTAGATGCTGGGATGCTGGAGTACGATTCCGATGATAATCCGATTGTTGTGGATAAAAGGAAGATCGAACCGATTCAAGCGCTTGATCATAGTTCAATTGATTACGAACCGATCAATAAGGACTTCTACGAGGAGGTTGAATCAATAGCCA GTATGAGTGAACAAGAAGCTTTGGATTATCGTAAGAGTTTGGGGATTCGTGTGTCCGGATTTGATGTTCCTAGGGCAGTAAAGACCTTTGAGGATTGTGGGTTTTCCTCACAGATCATGAGTGCTATCAAGAAACAAGCTTATGAAAAACCCACTACCATCCAGTGTCAAGCCTTACCGATTGTGCTCTCTGGTCGAGATGTTATTGGCATAGCCAAAACTGGTTCAGGGAAGACCGCAGCTTTTGTTCTTCCCATGATTGTTCATATCATGGACCAGCCGGAGCTTCAGAGAGAAGAAGGTCCTATTGGTGTCATATGTGCCCCAACCAGAGAGCTGGCGCATCAGATATTCTTGGAAGCTAAGAAATTCTCGAAAGCGTATGGCCTACGAGTCTCAGCTGTGTATGGTGGAATGGGGAAACACGAACAGTTGAAAGAACTCAAGGCGGGATGCGAGATAGTTGTTGCTACTCCTGGAAGGTTAATAGATATGCTTAAGATGAAGGCTTTGACAATGATGAGAGCCTCGTATTTGGTTCTTGACGAGGCTGATCGTATGTTTGACCTCGGTTTTGAGCCGCAAGTGAGGTCTATCGTTGGCCAGATTCGTCCAGATCGCCAGACTTTACTCTTTTCAGCCACTATGCCTTGGAAAGTTGAAAAGTTAGCTAGGGAGATCCTTTCGGATCCTATTAGAGTCACTGTTGGTGAAGCTGGGATGGCCAATGAGGATATTACACAGGTTGTCAATGTGATACCATCAGATGCTGACAAACTCCCTTGGCTACTTGAGAAGCTACCTGGAATGATTGATGAAGGTGATGTATTGGTTTTCGCGTCTAAAAAAGCCACGGTTGATGAGATCGAAGCGCAGCTGACTCTGAACGGTTTTAAAGTTGCTGCCCTTCACGGTGATAAAGACCAAGCATCACGAATGGAAACGTTGCAGAAGTTCAAATCTGGAATCTACCATGTCCTAGTTGCCACCGATGTTGCTGCCCGAGGGCTCGACATCAAATCGCTCAAGATAGTGGTTAACTACGACACTGCTAAAGACATGGACATGCATGTACATCGTATTGGTAGAACAGGTCGTGCTGGTGACAAAGATGGGGTTGCCTACACACTTGTTACGCAGAGAGAGGCTAGATTTGCTGGTGAATTGATTAACATTCTGGTTGCTGCTGGTCAGAATGTGCCTCCAGAACTCATGGATCTCGCCATGAAG GATGGACGATTCAAGTCCAAGCGTGACGGAAGAAAAGGAG GTGGGAAGAAAGGTGGAGGACGAGGTGGTGGAAATAGAGGAGTACGAGGAGTTGATTTCGGTCTTGGTATTGGATTTAACTCAGAATCAAGTGGGACATCGTCTCAAGCTGCACCAAGTAGAAAGGGGGTGATCAGTTCTGTGAGAACCGGAGTAATGGCCCAATTCAAGAATAGCTTTGTAGCTGCTACGCCATCAAGCCAACAAAGCCAAGCTTATCCAAACAAGAGACCAGCCCTTACGGGATTTGTCTCAGGTGGGACCATTGGTGGGAACATGG TTCTGAAGATCGGTCAAGAGAGAGGAAAAGGAAATCCGGATGGGATAATTGATTAG
- the LOC106334839 gene encoding DEAD-box ATP-dependent RNA helicase 24 isoform X1, producing MSIIRNSTRFRGGDNSEDADVDNIDFIENEEDEEDVDNGGEEEDEIDPLDAFMEGIHEEVKAAPPPKPKEKVERYKDDEDDDHVVSFLKAKKDLGLTLAADALNAGYNSDEEVYAAAKAVDAGMLEYDSDDNPIVVDKRKIEPIQALDHSSIDYEPINKDFYEEVESIASMSEQEALDYRKSLGIRVSGFDVPRAVKTFEDCGFSSQIMSAIKKQAYEKPTTIQCQALPIVLSGRDVIGIAKTGSGKTAAFVLPMIVHIMDQPELQREEGPIGVICAPTRELAHQIFLEAKKFSKAYGLRVSAVYGGMGKHEQLKELKAGCEIVVATPGRLIDMLKMKALTMMRASYLVLDEADRMFDLGFEPQVRSIVGQIRPDRQTLLFSATMPWKVEKLAREILSDPIRVTVGEAGMANEDITQVVNVIPSDADKLPWLLEKLPGMIDEGDVLVFASKKATVDEIEAQLTLNGFKVAALHGDKDQASRMETLQKFKSGIYHVLVATDVAARGLDIKSLKIVVNYDTAKDMDMHVHRIGRTGRAGDKDGVAYTLVTQREARFAGELINILVAAGQNVPPELMDLAMKDGRFKSKRDGRKGGGKKGGGRGGGNRGVRGVDFGLGIGFNSESSGTSSQAAPSRKGVISSVRTGVMAQFKNSFVAATPSSQQSQAYPNKRPALTGFVSGGTIGGNMGRAQTQTQTPPVATSHNSSQKNPQSSEDRSRERKRKSGWDN from the exons ATGTCTATTATTCGGAACTCTACGAGGTTTCGCGGCGGAGACAACTCAGAAGATGCCGATGTAGATAACATTGATTTTATAGAAAACGAAGAGGATGAAGAAGACGTTGACAACGGTGGTGAGGAGGAGGACGAGATCGATCCACTAGACGCATTCATGGAGGGAATCCACGAGGAGGTGAAGGCTGCTCCACCTCCTAAGCCAAAGGAGAAAGTGGAGAGGTACAAGGACGACGAAGACGACGATCATGTCGTGAGTTTCCTCAAGGCGAAGAAGGATTTGGGGCTCACGCTAGCTGCGGACGCGCTTAACGCAGGTTACAACTCCGACGAGGAGGTGTATGCTGCAGCTAAGGCAGTAGATGCTGGGATGCTGGAGTACGATTCCGATGATAATCCGATTGTTGTGGATAAAAGGAAGATCGAACCGATTCAAGCGCTTGATCATAGTTCAATTGATTACGAACCGATCAATAAGGACTTCTACGAGGAGGTTGAATCAATAGCCA GTATGAGTGAACAAGAAGCTTTGGATTATCGTAAGAGTTTGGGGATTCGTGTGTCCGGATTTGATGTTCCTAGGGCAGTAAAGACCTTTGAGGATTGTGGGTTTTCCTCACAGATCATGAGTGCTATCAAGAAACAAGCTTATGAAAAACCCACTACCATCCAGTGTCAAGCCTTACCGATTGTGCTCTCTGGTCGAGATGTTATTGGCATAGCCAAAACTGGTTCAGGGAAGACCGCAGCTTTTGTTCTTCCCATGATTGTTCATATCATGGACCAGCCGGAGCTTCAGAGAGAAGAAGGTCCTATTGGTGTCATATGTGCCCCAACCAGAGAGCTGGCGCATCAGATATTCTTGGAAGCTAAGAAATTCTCGAAAGCGTATGGCCTACGAGTCTCAGCTGTGTATGGTGGAATGGGGAAACACGAACAGTTGAAAGAACTCAAGGCGGGATGCGAGATAGTTGTTGCTACTCCTGGAAGGTTAATAGATATGCTTAAGATGAAGGCTTTGACAATGATGAGAGCCTCGTATTTGGTTCTTGACGAGGCTGATCGTATGTTTGACCTCGGTTTTGAGCCGCAAGTGAGGTCTATCGTTGGCCAGATTCGTCCAGATCGCCAGACTTTACTCTTTTCAGCCACTATGCCTTGGAAAGTTGAAAAGTTAGCTAGGGAGATCCTTTCGGATCCTATTAGAGTCACTGTTGGTGAAGCTGGGATGGCCAATGAGGATATTACACAGGTTGTCAATGTGATACCATCAGATGCTGACAAACTCCCTTGGCTACTTGAGAAGCTACCTGGAATGATTGATGAAGGTGATGTATTGGTTTTCGCGTCTAAAAAAGCCACGGTTGATGAGATCGAAGCGCAGCTGACTCTGAACGGTTTTAAAGTTGCTGCCCTTCACGGTGATAAAGACCAAGCATCACGAATGGAAACGTTGCAGAAGTTCAAATCTGGAATCTACCATGTCCTAGTTGCCACCGATGTTGCTGCCCGAGGGCTCGACATCAAATCGCTCAAGATAGTGGTTAACTACGACACTGCTAAAGACATGGACATGCATGTACATCGTATTGGTAGAACAGGTCGTGCTGGTGACAAAGATGGGGTTGCCTACACACTTGTTACGCAGAGAGAGGCTAGATTTGCTGGTGAATTGATTAACATTCTGGTTGCTGCTGGTCAGAATGTGCCTCCAGAACTCATGGATCTCGCCATGAAG GATGGACGATTCAAGTCCAAGCGTGACGGAAGAAAAGGAG GTGGGAAGAAAGGTGGAGGACGAGGTGGTGGAAATAGAGGAGTACGAGGAGTTGATTTCGGTCTTGGTATTGGATTTAACTCAGAATCAAGTGGGACATCGTCTCAAGCTGCACCAAGTAGAAAGGGGGTGATCAGTTCTGTGAGAACCGGAGTAATGGCCCAATTCAAGAATAGCTTTGTAGCTGCTACGCCATCAAGCCAACAAAGCCAAGCTTATCCAAACAAGAGACCAGCCCTTACGGGATTTGTCTCAGGTGGGACCATTGGTGGGAACATGGGTAGGGCTCAAACTCAAACTCAAACTCCCCCAGTAGCAACTAGTCATAACTCCAGTCAAAAGAATCCACAGAG TTCTGAAGATCGGTCAAGAGAGAGGAAAAGGAAATCCGGATGGGATAATTGA
- the LOC106328665 gene encoding uncharacterized protein LOC106328665 isoform X2 → MGDNGGGSHFDALKNTVRKKRSLIPRRPRTEGFNLFIPSDDIPAFDTNPRRKEFSLSHCISRPDSQTGNNDSLQREATDFGERKRMKLKIGGVSRLAHANGSPRKSSKPVNATTNNHLEESSADCNSPLDKKADLEKDESMTGRRKQGEPGGSVRKSKRALKKQVSDSDEDIDNEIRFLETLKVKPSGVTIGGSSASEKASDDMDAEELDPVPDGIEIGNEIKRESTMTSRQRALASASGKSTAVEFPDGLPPTSRRKRENLSEMEQQVKKAEAAQRRKVQVEKAARESEAEAIRKILGQDSSRKKREDKIKKRLDEIAQEKAAHEERVSTSYIRTIMGPNGTTVSFPIDKVPSLFDPKPSGYPPPRENCAGPSCTNPYRYRDSKTKVPLCSLQCYKAVQEQQQQQQQQTSEPATDPTPPPV, encoded by the exons ATGGGCGATAATGGTGGTGGTTCTCATTTTGATGCTTTGAAGAATACCGTGAGGAAGAAACGCAGCCTCATTCCTCGTCGTCCTCGCACTGAAGGATTCAATCTTTTCATACCAAGTGATGATATACCCGCATTTGATACTAACCCTAGAAGGAAAGAGTTTAGTCTTAGCCACTGTATATCCAGGCCTGATTCCCAAACAGGAAACAATGATTCTCTGCAGAGAGAGGCAACTGATTTCGGTGAAAGGAAGAGAATGAAGCTTAAGATTGGTGGTGTGAGTCGTCTGGCTCATGCTAATGGTTCACCTCGAAAGTCTTCCAAACCGGTGAATGCTACTACTAACAACCATTTGGAG GAAAGTTCAGCAGATTGTAACTCCCCTCTAGATAAGAAGGCTGATCTTGAGAAAGACGAATCCATGACAGGGAGGAGAAAACAAGGGGAACCAGGTGGCTCGGTTCGCAAGAGCAAACGAGCCCTTAAGAAGCAGGTTTCTGATAGCGATGAGGACATTGATAATGAGATCCGATTTTTGGAAACGCTCAAGGTTAAGCCATCTGGGGTTACAATTGGGGGAAGTTCTGCATCTGAAAAGGCTTCTGATGACATGGATGCGGAGGAACTTGATCCAGTGCCTGATGGAATAGAGATTGGCAACGAGATTAAGAGGGAATCGACTATGACTAGTCGCCAGCGAGCCCTTGCTTCTGCATCTGGCAAATCAACCGCAGTTGAATTTCCAGATGGATTACCTCCTACATCGAGAA GGAAAAGAGAGAATCTTTCAGAGATGGAGCAGCAAGTGAAGAAGGCTGAAGCTGCTCAAAGGCGAAAAGTGCAGGTTGAGAAGGCTGCAAGGGAGTCTGAG GCTGAGGCCATTAGAAAAATTCTAGGCCAAGATTCGAGCAGGAAGAAGCGTGAAGACAAGATTAAAAAGCGACTTGATGAAATTGCGCAG GAGAAAGCTGCGCATGAGGAAAGGGTCTCTACAAGCTACATCAGAACAATAATGGGTCCTAATGGAACCACTGTTTCATTTCCCATTGACAAAGTGCCTAGCCTGTTCGATCCAAAACCATCCGG TTATCCTCCACCGCGAGAAAACTGCGCGGGTCCATCGTGCACCAATCCGTACAGGTATCGTGATTCAAAGACTAAGGTTCCTCTGTGCAGCCTCCAATGCTACAAGGCGGTTCAGGAGCAGCAGCAGCAGCAGCAGC AGCAGACCTCTGAACCAGCAACCGACCCCACCCCACCACCGGTTTAG
- the LOC106328665 gene encoding uncharacterized protein LOC106328665 isoform X1, with amino-acid sequence MGDNGGGSHFDALKNTVRKKRSLIPRRPRTEGFNLFIPSDDIPAFDTNPRRKEFSLSHCISRPDSQTGNNDSLQREATDFGERKRMKLKIGGVSRLAHANGSPRKSSKPVNATTNNHLEESSADCNSPLDKKADLEKDESMTGRRKQGEPGGSVRKSKRALKKQVSDSDEDIDNEIRFLETLKVKPSGVTIGGSSASEKASDDMDAEELDPVPDGIEIGNEIKRESTMTSRQRALASASGKSTAVEFPDGLPPTSRRKRENLSEMEQQVKKAEAAQRRKVQVEKAARESEAEAIRKILGQDSSRKKREDKIKKRLDEIAQEKAAHEERVSTSYIRTIMGPNGTTVSFPIDKVPSLFDPKPSGYPPPRENCAGPSCTNPYRYRDSKTKVPLCSLQCYKAVQEQQQQQQQQQTSERATDPTPPPEQTSEPATDPTPPPV; translated from the exons ATGGGCGATAATGGTGGTGGTTCTCATTTTGATGCTTTGAAGAATACCGTGAGGAAGAAACGCAGCCTCATTCCTCGTCGTCCTCGCACTGAAGGATTCAATCTTTTCATACCAAGTGATGATATACCCGCATTTGATACTAACCCTAGAAGGAAAGAGTTTAGTCTTAGCCACTGTATATCCAGGCCTGATTCCCAAACAGGAAACAATGATTCTCTGCAGAGAGAGGCAACTGATTTCGGTGAAAGGAAGAGAATGAAGCTTAAGATTGGTGGTGTGAGTCGTCTGGCTCATGCTAATGGTTCACCTCGAAAGTCTTCCAAACCGGTGAATGCTACTACTAACAACCATTTGGAG GAAAGTTCAGCAGATTGTAACTCCCCTCTAGATAAGAAGGCTGATCTTGAGAAAGACGAATCCATGACAGGGAGGAGAAAACAAGGGGAACCAGGTGGCTCGGTTCGCAAGAGCAAACGAGCCCTTAAGAAGCAGGTTTCTGATAGCGATGAGGACATTGATAATGAGATCCGATTTTTGGAAACGCTCAAGGTTAAGCCATCTGGGGTTACAATTGGGGGAAGTTCTGCATCTGAAAAGGCTTCTGATGACATGGATGCGGAGGAACTTGATCCAGTGCCTGATGGAATAGAGATTGGCAACGAGATTAAGAGGGAATCGACTATGACTAGTCGCCAGCGAGCCCTTGCTTCTGCATCTGGCAAATCAACCGCAGTTGAATTTCCAGATGGATTACCTCCTACATCGAGAA GGAAAAGAGAGAATCTTTCAGAGATGGAGCAGCAAGTGAAGAAGGCTGAAGCTGCTCAAAGGCGAAAAGTGCAGGTTGAGAAGGCTGCAAGGGAGTCTGAG GCTGAGGCCATTAGAAAAATTCTAGGCCAAGATTCGAGCAGGAAGAAGCGTGAAGACAAGATTAAAAAGCGACTTGATGAAATTGCGCAG GAGAAAGCTGCGCATGAGGAAAGGGTCTCTACAAGCTACATCAGAACAATAATGGGTCCTAATGGAACCACTGTTTCATTTCCCATTGACAAAGTGCCTAGCCTGTTCGATCCAAAACCATCCGG TTATCCTCCACCGCGAGAAAACTGCGCGGGTCCATCGTGCACCAATCCGTACAGGTATCGTGATTCAAAGACTAAGGTTCCTCTGTGCAGCCTCCAATGCTACAAGGCGGTTCAGGAGCAGCAGCAGCAGCAGCAGCAGCAGCAGACCTCTGAACGAGCAACCGACCCCACCCCACCACCGGAGCAGACCTCTGAACCAGCAACCGACCCCACCCCACCACCGGTTTAG
- the LOC106328409 gene encoding probable cytochrome c oxidase subunit 5C-1: MAGHRVAHATLKGPSVVKELIIGMALGLAAGGLWKMHHWNEQRKTRAFYDLLERGEISVIAAQE; encoded by the coding sequence ATGGCAGGACACAGGGTTGCACATGCCACATTGAAAGGGCCTAGCGTTGTAAAGGAGTTAATCATCGGTATGGCACTCGGTTTAGCTGCTGGTGGTCTTTGGAAGATGCACCATTGGAATGAACAGAGGAAAACCAGAGCTTTCTATGACTTGCTTGAGAGAGGTGAGATCAGTGTTATTGCCGCCCAAGAGTAA
- the LOC106328408 gene encoding calvin cycle protein CP12-1, chloroplastic: MTTVAATGINVATPRLVIRPAARVYAPVRLNYPWKFGSMNRMVMSVKATSEGGISDKVEKSIQEAKETCADDPVSGECVAAWDEVEELSAAASHARDKKKAGGSDPLEEYCSDNPETDECRTYDN, from the coding sequence ATGACAACCGTAGCCGCAACAGGTATCAACGTCGCGACTCCACGACTGGTTATTCGACCAGCGGCTCGTGTATACGCCCCGGTCCGTTTGAATTACCCGTGGAAATTCGGTTCGATGAACCGGATGGTTATGTCGGTGAAGGCGACATCGGAAGGAGGGATATCGGATAAGGTGGAGAAGAGTATTCAGGAAGCGAAGGAGACTTGCGCTGACGATCCTGTGAGCGGAGAGTGTGTTGCGGCGTGGGACGAGGTGGAGGAGCTGAGCGCCGCGGCGAGTCACGCTAGGGACAAGAAGAAAGCTGGTGGATCCGATCCTCTGGAAGAATATTGCAGTGATAATCCTGAGACTGATGAATGTCGTACTTATGACAACTGA